The DNA window ATGGAAAAGCGCGGTTACGCGAAGGATTACAGCGTCAACGTGACGGTGAACTCCGCCATCATCGCGCTGCTCATCCCGCCGTCGCACAACATGATCATCTATTCGATCGCGGCCGGGGGAACGATCTCGGTGGCGGATCTGTTCACGGCGGGTGTCCTGCCGGGTCTTCTTCTGGCCGCCGCCCTGATGATCACCGCCTATGTGGTGGCCGTCCGCCGCGGCTATCCGGCCGATCCGTTCCCCGGCTTCCGGATGCTGGCCTATTTCCTGGTCTCCGCCGTGCCGGGTATCCTGCTGATCTTCATCATCTTCGGAGGCGTCCGCTCTGGCGTCTTCACGGCGGCGGAGAGTTCGTGCATCGCTGTCGTCTATGCGCTGCTCGTCACGCTCTTTGTCTACCGCGAGATGAACTGGGAGAGCTTCGTCGAGGCGACGCTCGGGGCCGTGCGCACCACCGCCATGGTGCTGCTCGTCATCGGGACGGCGAGCGCCTTCGGCTGGCTCATGGCCTTCCTGCAGGTGCCGCAGGCGACGATCGAGCTGATGCGGACCGTGTCCGACAATCCGATCGTCGTGCTCCTGCTCATCAACGTGATCCTGCTGGTGCTCGGCACCTTCATGGACATGGCCCCGATGATCATCATCTGCACGCCGATCTTCCTTCCCGTGATCAAGGCCTTCGGCATCGATCCGGTGCATTTCGGCGTGATCCTGATCCTCAATGCCGGCATCGGTCTCAATACGCCGCCGGTGGGCTCGGTGCTCTTCGTCGGTTGCGCGGTCGGCAAGATCACCATCGGCGAGGCCATGAAGACGATCTGGCCCTTCCTGGGCGCGAGCGTCTTCGTCCTGCTGCTCGTCACCTACATTCCGGGCCTGTCGCTCTGGCTCCCGGCCCTGTTCCGCTGATCCCACGTATTCACGAGGTAACGATGACCATCGAAATTCGGCAGGTATGCCACCCCGAGGCCGTGCGCCATTTCAGCTCGGCCGAGCTGCGCCGCCATTTCCTGATCGAGACGCTGTTCGTTCCCGGCGCGGTGAAACTGACCTACAGTCATATCGACCGGCTCGTGGTCGGTGGTGCGACCCCCACCGCCGGGGCGATCCGGCTGGAATCGCACAAGCAGATCGGCTCGCCGAACTTCCTGGACCGGCGTGAGCTCGGAATCGTCAACCTCGGCGGCGCGGGGCGCGTTCATACCGATGGAGAGATTCACGATCTTGCTCCGCGCGATGCGCTCTATGTCGCCATGGGCACGAAGGATGTCGTCTTCGAGAGCCTCGACGAGGCTACGCCAGCGAAGTTCTACCTCGTCAGCACGCCCGCCCATGCGCGCTTCGAGACGGTGAAGATCGGCCTCGACCGGGCCCGCCGGGTCGATCTGGGCGATGCCGCGAACGGCAATGTCCGGACGATCTTCCAGATGATCCACCCGGAGGTGTGCCGCTCGGCCCAACTCGTCCTCGGCATGACCCAGCTGAAGCCCGGCAGCATGTGGAACACCATGCCGGCGCATCTGCACGACCGCCGCTCGGAGGTTTATGTCTATTTCGACATGCAGCCCGACACGCGCGTGTTCCACTTCATGGGCGAGCCCGACGAGACGAAGCATCTCGTGGTCGCCAACGAGCAGGCGATCCTGTCTCCCGGCTGGTCGATCCATTCCGGCGTCGGCACCAGCAACTACACCTTCGTGTGGGCCATGGGCGGCGACAACCAGGACTTCACCGATATGGATATGGTGCCCATGGAGTCGCTGCGGTGACGGCCTCGTTCGATCTGACCGGCAAGACGGCGATCGTGACCGGGGCCAATACCGGCCTGGGCCAGGCCATTGCCGTTGCCCTGGCGCAGGCCGGCGCCTCCCTCGTGGCCGTCGGCCGCTCCGCCATGGACGAGACCGAGCGCCTGTGCCGCGAGGCCGGCGCGGGCTTCCATGCCGTCCAGGCGGACCTGTCGAGCCTGGAGCCCATCGAACGGATCGTCGCCGAAGCGGTCTCGGTGACCGGACGGATCGACGTCCTCGTCAACAATGCCGGCATCATCCGCCGGGCGGATGCCATCGGGTTCACGGAGAAGGACTGGGATGATGTGATGAACGTCAATCTCAAATCGACCTTCTTCCTGTCGCAGGCGGTCGCCCGAACCATGCTGGCGGATGGGCACGGCGGCAAGATCATCAACATCGCGTCGCTGCTGTCATTCCAGGGCGGCATCCGCATCCCGTCCTATACGGCGAGCAAGAGCGGTCTGGCCGGACTCACGCGGCTCCTCGCCTGCGAATGGGCCGCGAAGGGCATCAACGTGAATGCCATCGCGCCGGGCTATTTCGTCACCAACAACACCGAGGCGCTCCGCGGCGATCCGAAGCGAAGCGCCGACATTCTCGCGCGGATCCCGGCCGGACGGTGGGGGGATCCGACGGACCTCGCCGGCGCCGCTGTCTTCCTGGCATCGCCCGCGGCAAACTACGTCCACGGCATCGTCCTGCCGGTGGACGGCGGCTGGCTGGCACGCTGACCCATTCTGGAGGAACCATGAACCGTATCAACGAACCTTTCGCCTTCGACAGCACCATCGACTGGGAGCCCGCAGGCGAAGGCATCCGCCGCAAGGTCCTCACGTACAATGCGGAGGTCATGATGGTGCGCGTGGCCTTCCAGGCCGGGGCCGTGGGCACGCCCCACTCGCATCCGCACATCCAGTGCAGCCTCGTCGAGGCGGGCGTCTTCGACGTGACCATCGCGGGCCGGACCGAGCGGCTGAAGCAGGGCGACAGCTTCCTCGTGCCGCCGAACGCGATCCACGGGGCGGTGTCCATCGAGGCCGGCGTGCTGCTCGACGTCTTCACCCCTATGCGCGAGGATTTTGTCTAGCCGGCCCCGAAGCCTGCGCTTCCTGGTCACGTCTCAAGCCGCAACAAACATGTTGCGGCTTGTTTTGCTTTGGGCTCTATGCAAGGCCCGAAATCATTAACTGCCGCAGCGTCAATCTAGGCGTAGAGGCCAGAAAACATGCCGAGACGTTCAGGTCGGGGCGTGATGATGCCGATTGGCCCGGACGACGGTGACGTCTCCCGGATCCACAAGTTCGCCCTATCCTAATACAACATTACGATTAACCGAACTGGCACAAAATTGTCTCGGGGCGGAACTCTCGCGCTTGAAAAGCGTTAAACGGGGTCGAATTCCATCCGAAGACGAACACAATAGCTTTGGGACGTCGGCACATGGGGATCCAGGTTGAGGGTTTGAGCCTGGAACAGCGTAACGGGGGGCCTTATGTCACAAGTCGAAACCACCACTTCGCAGCTTGATCCCAGGCTGCTGCTCAAAACCTTGCGCGCCTTCAGGAAAGGCGATTTCTCGGCTCGTCTGCCGTCCGATCTGACCGGCATCGACGGCGAGATCGCGGAGGCTTTCAACGATATCGCAGAGCTGAACCACGGCCTCGCCCAGGAACTGGAGCGGGTCGCCAAGGTCGTCGGTAAGGAAGGGCGGATCGAGGAGCGCGGGCGGCTGGCGGGGGCGACCGGCTGCTGGAGCGAATGCGTCGATTCCGTCAACGCCATGATCGGCGACATCGTGCAGCCGACCGTCGAGGTCGCACGCGTGATCGGCGCTGTCGCGAAGGGCGACCTGAGCCAGACGATCGACCTCGCGACGGACGGACGTCCGCTCCGGGGCGAGTTCCTGCGCATCGGCAAGGTGGTCAATACCATGGTGGGGCAGCTCGGCAGCTTCGCCTCCGAGGTGACCCGCGTGGCCCGCGAGGTTGGATCGGAAGGTAAGCTCGGCGGCCAGGCGAAGGTGAAGGGTGTCGCCGGCACCTGGAAGGATCTGACCGAGAACGTGAACCTGATGGCGGCCAATCTGACTGGCCAGGTCCGCAACATCGCCGAGGTCACTACCGCGGTGGCGAACGGGGATCTCTCCAAGAAGATTACTGTGGACGTAAAGGGCGAGATCCTGGAGCTGAAGGACACCATCAACACCATGGTGGACCAGCTGAACTCGTTCGCGTCCGAGGTGACCCGCGTGGCGAAGGAGGTGGGCTCCGAAGGCAAGCTCGGTGGCCAGGCCCAGGTGCGTGGGGTCGGCGGCGTCTGGAAGGATCTGACCGACAACGTGAACATGATGGCGGCCAACCTTACCGGCCAGGTGCGCAACATCGCCGAGGTGACCACCGCCGTCGCCCGGGGCGACCTGTCCAAGAAGATCACCGTGGACGTGAAGGGCGAGATCCTGGCCCTCAAGTCGACCATCAACACGATGGTCGACCAGCTGAATTCGTTTGCCTCGGAAGTGACCCGTGTCGCCAAGGAAGTGGGCTCCGAGGGCAAGCTCGGCGGACAGGCGCAGGTCGAGGGCGTCGGCGGCGTCTGGCGTGACCTCACCGAGAACGTTAACATGATGGGCTCGAACCTCACCGCGCAGGTTCGAAACATTGCCGACGTGACGACCGCGGTGGCGAACGGCGACCTGTCCAAGAAGATCACCGTGGAAGTCCGGGGCGAGATCCTGGAGCTGAAGAACACCATCAACACCATGGTGGACCAGTTGAACTCCTTCGCGTCGGAAGTGACTCGTGTGGCGAAGGAGGTGGGATCGGAAGGCAAGCTCGGCGGCCAGGCGCAGGTGCGCGGCGTCGCCGGCACCTGGAAGGACCTCACCGACAACGTGAACCTGATGGCGGCGAACCTGACCGGCCAGGTGCGCAACATCGCCGAAGTGACCACCGCCGTCGCGAACGGCGACCTGTCCAAGAAGATCACCGTGGAGGTCAGGGGCGAGATCCTGGAGCTGAAATCGACCATCAACACCATGGTGGATCAGCTCAACTCCTTCGCCGGGGAAGTGACCCGCGTCGCGAAGGAAGTGGGCTCGGAAGGCAAGCTCGGCGGCCAGGCCCGCGTGGAGGGCGTGGCCGGCACCTGGAAGGATCTGACCGACAACGTCAACCTGATGGCGGCGAACCTGACGGGCCAGGTCCGTAACATTGCCGACGTGACGACGGCCGTCGCGAACGGCGATTTGTCCAAGAAGATCACCGTCGATGTGCGCGGCGAGATCCTGGAGCTGAAGTCGACCATCAACACCATGGTGGATCAGCTGAACTCCTTCGCGGGCGAGGTGACGCGTGTGGCCCGCGAGGTGGGCACGGAAGGAAAGCTCGGCGGCCAAGCCCAGGTGCGTGGGGTCGGCGGCGTGTGGAAGGACCTCACCGACAACGTGAACATGATGGCGGCGAACTTGACCGGTCAGGTGCGTAACATCGCCGAAGTCACCACCGCAGTGGCGAATGGTGACCTGTCCAAGAAGATCACCGTCGCGGTCGAGGGCGAAATTCTCGAGCTGAAGTCGACCATCAACACCATGGTGGATCAGCTGAACTCCTTCGCGGGCGAGGTGACGCGTGTGGCCCGCGAGGTGGGCACGGAAGGAAAGCTCGGCGGCCAAGCCCAGGTGCGTGGGGTCGGCGGCGTGTGGAAGGACCTGACCGACAACGTGAACATGATGGCGGCCAACCTGACCGGCCAAGTCCGCAACATCGCGGAAGTGACGACAGCGGTGGCGAACGGCGACCTCTCCAAGAAGATCACCGTCGATGTGCGCGGCGAGATCCTGGAGCTGAAGTCGACCATCAACACCATGGTGGATCAGCTCAACTCCTTCGCGTCCGAGGTGACCCGCGTGGCCCGCGAGGTGGGCATCGAGGGCAAGCTCGGTGGGCAGGCGCAGGTGCGCGGGGTCGCCGGCACCTGGAAGGACCTCACCGACAACGTCAACATGATGGCGAATAACCTCACCGGCCAGGTGCGCGGCATCGCCAGCGTGGTGACGGCGGTCGCCGAGGGCGATCTCAAGCGCAA is part of the Microvirga terrae genome and encodes:
- a CDS encoding TRAP transporter large permease; amino-acid sequence: MEIWVLFGVFTLLLVIGTPVAFCLGIASLATVLYMQLPPVVVFQQLNSGMNAFAMMAIPFFIYAGDLMMRGGIADRLIRLAAGFVGHLRGGLGQVNVVASTLFGGISGSAIADASAIGGIMIPQMEKRGYAKDYSVNVTVNSAIIALLIPPSHNMIIYSIAAGGTISVADLFTAGVLPGLLLAAALMITAYVVAVRRGYPADPFPGFRMLAYFLVSAVPGILLIFIIFGGVRSGVFTAAESSCIAVVYALLVTLFVYREMNWESFVEATLGAVRTTAMVLLVIGTASAFGWLMAFLQVPQATIELMRTVSDNPIVVLLLINVILLVLGTFMDMAPMIIICTPIFLPVIKAFGIDPVHFGVILILNAGIGLNTPPVGSVLFVGCAVGKITIGEAMKTIWPFLGASVFVLLLVTYIPGLSLWLPALFR
- the kduI gene encoding 5-dehydro-4-deoxy-D-glucuronate isomerase; the encoded protein is MTIEIRQVCHPEAVRHFSSAELRRHFLIETLFVPGAVKLTYSHIDRLVVGGATPTAGAIRLESHKQIGSPNFLDRRELGIVNLGGAGRVHTDGEIHDLAPRDALYVAMGTKDVVFESLDEATPAKFYLVSTPAHARFETVKIGLDRARRVDLGDAANGNVRTIFQMIHPEVCRSAQLVLGMTQLKPGSMWNTMPAHLHDRRSEVYVYFDMQPDTRVFHFMGEPDETKHLVVANEQAILSPGWSIHSGVGTSNYTFVWAMGGDNQDFTDMDMVPMESLR
- the kduD gene encoding 2-dehydro-3-deoxy-D-gluconate 5-dehydrogenase KduD encodes the protein MTASFDLTGKTAIVTGANTGLGQAIAVALAQAGASLVAVGRSAMDETERLCREAGAGFHAVQADLSSLEPIERIVAEAVSVTGRIDVLVNNAGIIRRADAIGFTEKDWDDVMNVNLKSTFFLSQAVARTMLADGHGGKIINIASLLSFQGGIRIPSYTASKSGLAGLTRLLACEWAAKGINVNAIAPGYFVTNNTEALRGDPKRSADILARIPAGRWGDPTDLAGAAVFLASPAANYVHGIVLPVDGGWLAR
- a CDS encoding cupin domain-containing protein — encoded protein: MNRINEPFAFDSTIDWEPAGEGIRRKVLTYNAEVMMVRVAFQAGAVGTPHSHPHIQCSLVEAGVFDVTIAGRTERLKQGDSFLVPPNAIHGAVSIEAGVLLDVFTPMREDFV